In Nitrospiraceae bacterium, a single genomic region encodes these proteins:
- a CDS encoding glucan biosynthesis protein G, whose protein sequence is MRILLAGMVAMFLMFPLHAAAGFTFDQVVQKAKNLADKPYEAPQLVPKIMREISYEAYKGIRFNPDHSLWKESQSNFQVMFLTPGLHYTHPVTLNVIDAEGLRPLVFKKTDFLFADPEIEKRVPADVGFAGFKLTFPLKNKNEQNQFLVFAGASYFRGVGKENVFGLAGRGLAIDTGLPSGEVFPSFTEFWLVRPSPDAKEMVVYGLLDSISLTGAYQFTIIPGSQTKMKVRTKLFPRKPIQLLGVAPLTSMFFYGENTPRPVGEWRREVHDSDGLQIHDGLTREWLWRPLMNPANLEMDFFSTDNVQGFGLLQREDKFSGYEDLGAHYEQRPSAWVEPQGDWGQGKVVLVQLPTPNETHDNIVAFWTPVAPVTRETPLEMSYDVNFGKATLSQNPLGTVVNTFIGDGNRIGGGNVPQAYRIIIDFAGGPLSKMPPDAPISGQVTVLDNSDILEHFVEYHEQIQGWRLSILAKPQDKKPLHLRAFLKTDSATLTETWTYRLPMNNHILAQEKE, encoded by the coding sequence ATGAGAATCTTGTTAGCTGGAATGGTCGCGATGTTCTTGATGTTCCCCCTGCATGCAGCAGCGGGCTTCACATTCGATCAGGTGGTTCAGAAAGCGAAAAACTTAGCGGATAAACCCTATGAGGCCCCTCAACTTGTCCCAAAAATTATGCGGGAAATTTCGTATGAGGCGTATAAAGGGATCCGGTTTAATCCTGACCACAGTCTGTGGAAAGAGAGCCAATCGAATTTTCAAGTCATGTTTCTTACTCCGGGGTTGCATTACACCCACCCGGTGACTCTCAACGTCATCGACGCCGAAGGTCTGCGCCCGCTGGTTTTTAAGAAAACCGACTTTCTGTTTGCCGACCCCGAAATAGAAAAACGGGTGCCGGCCGACGTAGGGTTTGCCGGATTCAAGCTGACCTTTCCCTTGAAAAACAAAAATGAGCAAAATCAGTTTTTGGTCTTTGCGGGGGCGAGTTATTTTCGGGGGGTCGGAAAGGAAAACGTGTTCGGGTTAGCAGGACGAGGCCTGGCGATTGATACGGGACTCCCCAGCGGGGAAGTATTTCCTTCATTCACGGAATTCTGGTTGGTACGTCCGTCTCCGGATGCCAAAGAAATGGTGGTCTATGGGTTACTGGACAGCATCAGTCTCACTGGAGCGTATCAATTTACTATTATTCCCGGGAGCCAGACAAAGATGAAGGTACGCACCAAACTCTTCCCGAGAAAACCCATTCAATTATTGGGCGTTGCCCCACTGACCAGTATGTTCTTTTATGGAGAGAATACCCCACGACCGGTTGGAGAATGGCGCCGGGAAGTCCATGATTCGGACGGATTGCAGATTCATGATGGCCTCACCCGTGAGTGGTTGTGGCGTCCCTTGATGAATCCTGCCAATCTGGAAATGGATTTTTTCAGCACGGACAATGTCCAAGGATTCGGTTTATTGCAACGCGAAGACAAATTTTCTGGCTACGAAGATTTAGGGGCGCATTATGAACAACGTCCAAGCGCCTGGGTTGAACCACAGGGTGACTGGGGACAAGGAAAAGTGGTGCTCGTCCAACTGCCTACTCCCAATGAAACGCATGACAATATCGTCGCGTTTTGGACACCCGTAGCGCCCGTGACCCGCGAGACCCCCTTAGAAATGTCCTATGATGTGAATTTTGGGAAGGCCACCCTCTCACAAAATCCGTTAGGAACCGTGGTCAATACCTTTATCGGAGACGGCAATCGTATCGGGGGAGGAAATGTTCCCCAGGCGTATCGAATCATTATCGATTTTGCTGGTGGTCCGCTGAGTAAAATGCCGCCTGATGCTCCCATCAGCGGCCAGGTCACGGTGCTGGACAATAGCGACATCCTGGAGCATTTTGTGGAATATCATGAACAGATACAAGGATGGCGATTGTCCATCCTGGCCAAACCTCAGGACAAAAAGCCGCTTCATTTGCGGGCATTTCTCAAAACAGATTCGGCCACCTTAACGGAAACCTGGACGTACCGACTGCCAATGAACAACCACATTCTGGCACAAGAAAAAGAATAA
- the mdoH gene encoding glucans biosynthesis glucosyltransferase MdoH: MKIREATIAEARHSLTTPRRISWRIAAGLRRALLTILVLIQSLVAASYMTAILPYHGGNFLEMAIITLFFVLFVWISVGFWIGIFGFVLRCFGGDRFSPLGRHTAAELSTQPLARTAVVMPIYHEPIQRTFGGIRAMYRSLEQTGQIDHFDFFILSDSRNPDVWLAEQAAWHRLCTELGAGGHLFYRRRSLNQHYKSGNIADFLRRWGSGYEYMIVLDADSLMGGSTLVTMVQLMQAEPQTGILQTSPTLINARSMFARVQQFANHIYGPLFTTGLASLQLGEAVYWGHNAILRTQAFMKHAGLKRLPGPGLFHGPILSHDFVEASFMGRGGYEVWLEPELSHSYEESPPTLVDDLQRDKRWAKGNLQHIWLMLFEPGLRPAHRMAFLNGIMSYLASPLWLIFLVLTTIEAARLVLYPINYFPEPHSLFPHWPEWNPEWAIILASSTLFLLFLPKFLSVIDVIRCRRGRQHGGIIRLLISVFLEIVVSTLLAPIRMLAHSRFVLEALLNTSLRWAGQNRTDETGWSAAILNQAPGTLIAGAWAAFAFWLDQMFFFWSLPVAGPLVFAAPTSVFLSRVGPGDRLKRWGFLQVPEERHGSPLLDDVYARTYPQLETYTERSSPAIQAILDPVLNQVHQAMAHAHRGGKKQEMILALRKRCFQHGPHSLTQKELCHLVRDRASLQWLHEQAWQAPPDSYWGKALQHHFQH, encoded by the coding sequence ATGAAAATTCGTGAAGCCACAATCGCGGAAGCCCGGCATTCGCTCACCACCCCCAGACGAATCAGCTGGAGAATTGCCGCAGGACTCCGGCGTGCCCTGCTGACCATATTAGTCCTCATTCAATCATTAGTGGCCGCTTCGTATATGACGGCCATTCTTCCCTATCATGGGGGGAATTTCCTGGAGATGGCGATTATTACCCTGTTTTTTGTGCTATTCGTCTGGATTTCCGTTGGATTTTGGATTGGGATTTTCGGATTTGTCCTCCGGTGTTTCGGCGGTGACCGATTTTCCCCACTGGGACGCCATACCGCTGCAGAGTTAAGCACTCAACCCCTAGCACGGACAGCCGTGGTCATGCCGATCTACCACGAACCCATTCAGCGGACGTTCGGCGGGATCCGCGCAATGTATCGCTCATTGGAACAGACCGGACAAATTGACCATTTTGATTTTTTCATTCTTTCCGACAGCCGCAATCCGGATGTGTGGTTGGCTGAACAAGCCGCCTGGCATCGGTTATGTACCGAATTGGGAGCGGGCGGACATCTGTTTTATCGGCGCCGGTCTCTGAACCAACATTATAAAAGTGGCAATATTGCCGACTTTCTTCGACGCTGGGGTTCCGGCTATGAGTATATGATCGTCCTTGATGCAGACAGTCTCATGGGTGGATCCACCCTGGTCACGATGGTGCAACTCATGCAGGCTGAACCTCAAACAGGCATTCTGCAAACCAGCCCCACCTTAATCAATGCCCGTTCAATGTTTGCACGGGTCCAGCAATTCGCCAATCATATCTATGGCCCATTGTTTACGACAGGCCTTGCCTCCCTGCAGCTTGGGGAAGCAGTCTACTGGGGCCATAACGCCATTCTTCGCACCCAGGCGTTTATGAAACATGCGGGCCTGAAGCGGCTTCCCGGACCGGGACTTTTTCATGGCCCTATTCTCAGTCACGATTTTGTGGAAGCGTCATTTATGGGACGGGGAGGGTATGAAGTCTGGCTCGAACCGGAACTCTCTCACAGTTATGAAGAATCTCCTCCCACCCTTGTGGATGACCTGCAACGCGATAAACGCTGGGCCAAAGGTAATTTACAGCACATCTGGCTCATGCTGTTTGAACCCGGCTTGCGGCCTGCGCATCGCATGGCCTTTTTGAACGGGATTATGTCCTACCTGGCCTCCCCGTTGTGGTTGATCTTTTTGGTGTTAACCACGATCGAAGCCGCACGTCTGGTTCTGTATCCCATCAATTACTTCCCGGAACCTCATAGCCTGTTCCCCCATTGGCCTGAATGGAATCCTGAATGGGCCATCATTCTGGCCAGCAGCACATTGTTTCTGCTGTTTCTTCCAAAATTTCTGTCCGTGATCGATGTCATCCGGTGCCGCCGGGGCAGACAGCACGGAGGCATCATTCGACTGTTGATCAGTGTCTTCCTGGAAATTGTCGTATCTACTCTTCTGGCGCCCATTCGCATGTTGGCCCATAGCCGTTTTGTGTTGGAAGCGCTGCTTAACACCTCGTTGCGATGGGCCGGCCAGAATCGGACAGATGAAACCGGCTGGTCCGCCGCCATTTTAAATCAGGCCCCGGGGACGCTGATTGCCGGAGCCTGGGCCGCATTTGCTTTCTGGCTTGATCAGATGTTTTTTTTCTGGTCCCTTCCGGTCGCAGGACCACTTGTCTTTGCCGCGCCCACCTCCGTCTTTCTCAGTCGGGTGGGACCAGGTGACCGACTGAAGCGCTGGGGATTTTTGCAAGTTCCCGAGGAACGTCATGGCTCGCCATTGCTGGATGATGTCTATGCCAGGACCTATCCTCAACTAGAAACCTACACTGAACGATCTTCTCCCGCTATACAGGCTATTTTGGATCCCGTGCTAAACCAGGTCCATCAAGCCATGGCTCATGCGCATCGAGGTGGCAAAAAACAGGAAATGATCCTCGCGCTCCGCAAACGGTGCTTTCAACATGGTCCACACTCCCTCACACAAAAAGAACTCTGTCACCTGGTACGGGACCGGGCCAGTTTGCAATGGCTGCATGAACAGGCCTGGCAGGCTCCACCTGATTCCTACTGGGGCAAAGCCCTTCAGCATCACTTTCAACACTAA
- a CDS encoding addiction module protein gives MSSTKELLDEAMKLKPEERFILVEGLIKSLDEPDKKLDEIWAEESENRLKAYREGKLEGIPMQEIFNEE, from the coding sequence ATGAGTAGCACTAAAGAGCTATTAGATGAGGCAATGAAACTAAAACCAGAGGAACGGTTTATCTTAGTTGAGGGCTTGATAAAGAGCCTGGATGAACCAGACAAGAAGCTGGATGAAATCTGGGCTGAGGAATCAGAAAACAGGCTCAAAGCCTATCGGGAAGGAAAACTGGAAGGTATTCCAATGCAGGAAATATTTAACGAAGAATGA
- a CDS encoding type II toxin-antitoxin system RelE/ParE family toxin has product MRVIFTRIARQELIDGIRYYELEYSGLGSKFKEEVRKAVLRIVAFPHAWSTERGDVRKCLLHKFPYKLMYSIETDHILVIAVAHQHRKPDYWVDRNET; this is encoded by the coding sequence ATGCGCGTTATCTTCACCAGAATTGCCAGACAGGAATTGATAGATGGTATCCGTTACTATGAACTCGAATATTCAGGTCTTGGAAGCAAGTTTAAGGAGGAAGTAAGAAAGGCTGTATTACGAATTGTCGCGTTTCCTCACGCATGGTCCACAGAGCGTGGAGATGTAAGAAAATGTCTCCTTCACAAGTTCCCCTACAAATTGATGTACTCTATAGAAACCGATCATATTCTTGTCATCGCCGTAGCCCACCAACACCGAAAACCAGACTACTGGGTTGATAGGAATGAAACATAA
- a CDS encoding SEC-C domain-containing protein, with protein sequence MGKKLGRNEPCWCGSGLKFKHCHLNRPDQKPAPPWETEKALRGAFSKKVCSVPKEWTEECVGAPIRAHTVPKSGSLKQIARNGHVYGYTPSLQKLTKYKGKVPPELLGINSASTFTGFCSKHDTQLFAPLETEDFRSTFQQCFLLGYRAFAREVYTKKASAVLSPERRRADKGKSENAQFQIQLINSGYEIGLAGGLQDNARHLEEMQKCLISNEFDSVRAYVIQLAEPPPVMCSGGIFPERTFDGNRLHDLSDPTEKCDLMTISSFWDGTFGYVVLSWLPGSDSACIPFVKSLETISGEDLSAALLRLFFEYLENIFMQPEWWERLTEEQQEYLNRRMWSLVGHWEGTHECGNISDDGVCFKAWPVLSRQRIGDYGSKKAMQPTGEHPSG encoded by the coding sequence ATGGGAAAAAAGCTAGGCCGAAACGAACCGTGTTGGTGCGGATCCGGTTTGAAATTCAAACATTGCCATCTGAACAGACCCGATCAGAAACCCGCCCCCCCTTGGGAAACGGAGAAGGCCCTGCGTGGCGCCTTCTCAAAGAAGGTATGTTCTGTTCCTAAAGAATGGACGGAGGAATGCGTCGGCGCGCCAATTCGTGCGCACACGGTTCCGAAGTCCGGCAGCTTGAAACAGATTGCTCGCAACGGGCACGTCTATGGTTATACCCCCTCGCTTCAGAAGCTCACAAAATACAAGGGGAAAGTCCCGCCGGAACTCCTTGGGATCAATAGTGCTTCGACGTTCACAGGGTTCTGTAGCAAACACGATACTCAGCTATTCGCTCCTCTGGAAACTGAAGATTTTCGCTCAACATTTCAGCAGTGCTTTCTGCTCGGATACCGCGCATTCGCTCGTGAGGTTTACACAAAAAAAGCAAGTGCAGTCCTCTCTCCTGAGCGACGTAGGGCTGATAAGGGCAAGTCGGAAAATGCTCAGTTTCAAATTCAATTAATCAATTCTGGGTATGAAATCGGATTGGCAGGTGGCCTTCAAGACAATGCTCGGCATCTAGAGGAGATGCAGAAGTGCCTTATTTCCAATGAATTCGACTCGGTTCGCGCATACGTAATCCAACTGGCAGAACCACCCCCCGTGATGTGTTCCGGTGGCATCTTTCCGGAACGCACGTTCGACGGTAACCGGTTGCACGACCTCAGCGATCCAACCGAGAAATGCGACCTCATGACGATTTCAAGTTTTTGGGACGGGACGTTTGGATATGTTGTTCTGTCGTGGCTCCCAGGGAGCGATAGTGCCTGCATTCCTTTTGTTAAAAGTCTCGAAACAATCTCTGGGGAAGACTTGTCGGCTGCCTTGCTTCGCCTGTTCTTCGAATATTTAGAGAACATATTTATGCAGCCAGAATGGTGGGAGCGGCTCACCGAAGAACAGCAAGAATACTTGAACCGTAGAATGTGGAGCTTAGTCGGGCATTGGGAAGGCACTCACGAGTGCGGGAATATCAGTGATGATGGAGTCTGTTTCAAGGCATGGCCAGTGCTCTCGCGACAGCGAATCGGAGACTACGGCTCTAAAAAAGCAATGCAGCCGACTGGCGAACACCCCAGCGGCTGA
- a CDS encoding type II toxin-antitoxin system Phd/YefM family antitoxin — protein sequence MTRITATEARKQLYTLADSHEPIQIAGKRHSAVLVSGEDWRAIQETLYLTSTPVLRESIVKGIKTPVDKCNTKLDW from the coding sequence ATGACAAGGATCACTGCCACGGAAGCTCGAAAGCAGCTCTACACCCTGGCCGATTCACATGAACCGATTCAAATTGCAGGCAAACGCCACTCCGCTGTTCTCGTGTCGGGAGAGGACTGGCGAGCCATCCAGGAGACGCTGTATCTCACGTCGACCCCCGTCCTGCGTGAATCGATAGTCAAGGGAATAAAGACGCCGGTTGACAAGTGCAACACGAAACTCGATTGGTGA
- the lnt gene encoding apolipoprotein N-acyltransferase has protein sequence MRSLHPDPNTGRTFFCRVKSVSRAPSGLSHRLVLSGVLALTGSALFITAYPPWDHGLVTGWLALVPLIAAVAGAPPMRAGIFGWLFGLAAYLGVFSWLFAVPGFYWYHFLLLDAYLALYPALWSILVAQFVDRSVLTQLGLASAWVLMDYVRAHAGFLALPWITLAQSQIDNTPLLQVAPLFGEPAVTFLVVLGNLAIWNLMNGWRIPGAWVCVLPVLGTITFGAYLPSHSGTVHAPTIKVAALGTDFPAHASPTPDLKARLDGRIEFFQKNLPSGVEIVAWPESALVNPKQFPIQVDNLQRLVKHKGVTLVAGVAETTKFDHSVKETSPDDQNKLRSGAWLITTDSVVPQQYEKTLLVPFAETMPLKDWVTWPVWLIPPIPEVIRGPAPRSFPVPGKVRVGIMICWESLFAEHAKTLVNDGATLLLMLANEGWFADSAGAQHNLTARMRAAETQRSVLVSSNMGPPLVIDPFGRVASSRSSNSGMRWATATIPLVTDRTPYTRMGDIFVLGCGLFLLALGVTGRFRLHKMPDGQR, from the coding sequence ATGAGAAGCCTGCACCCTGACCCCAACACGGGACGCACCTTCTTCTGCCGTGTGAAGTCAGTGAGTCGCGCCCCCTCTGGCCTCTCTCATCGTCTGGTCCTGTCGGGGGTATTAGCCCTGACAGGATCAGCGCTTTTCATCACGGCCTATCCCCCATGGGACCACGGATTAGTGACGGGCTGGCTTGCCTTAGTGCCGCTCATTGCCGCTGTGGCCGGTGCCCCGCCGATGCGGGCCGGGATTTTCGGATGGCTTTTCGGGTTAGCGGCATACCTCGGAGTCTTCAGCTGGCTCTTCGCCGTGCCGGGATTTTACTGGTACCACTTCCTCCTCCTGGACGCCTACCTCGCACTCTACCCGGCTCTGTGGTCTATCCTTGTTGCCCAATTCGTAGACCGTTCAGTCCTGACACAACTGGGATTGGCATCCGCATGGGTATTGATGGATTACGTTCGTGCGCATGCTGGATTTCTGGCGTTACCCTGGATCACGCTGGCACAGTCACAAATCGATAATACCCCACTCCTCCAGGTAGCGCCTCTGTTCGGGGAACCGGCCGTAACCTTTCTCGTGGTCCTCGGCAACCTGGCTATCTGGAATCTCATGAATGGCTGGCGCATACCAGGTGCTTGGGTTTGCGTATTGCCGGTCCTTGGCACTATCACTTTTGGCGCATACCTGCCGTCACATTCCGGTACCGTTCATGCACCAACCATCAAAGTCGCTGCTCTGGGAACAGACTTTCCAGCCCACGCATCTCCAACACCTGACCTAAAGGCACGGCTGGATGGCCGGATAGAATTTTTCCAGAAGAATCTTCCATCCGGTGTCGAAATCGTCGCCTGGCCCGAATCCGCCCTCGTTAATCCCAAACAGTTCCCGATTCAGGTCGACAACCTGCAACGCCTAGTCAAGCACAAGGGAGTCACACTGGTGGCTGGCGTCGCTGAAACCACGAAATTTGACCACAGCGTAAAGGAAACTTCACCAGACGACCAAAATAAGTTACGTAGCGGTGCCTGGCTCATCACCACGGACAGTGTCGTTCCCCAGCAATATGAAAAAACGCTCCTAGTTCCCTTCGCCGAAACGATGCCGCTGAAGGACTGGGTCACCTGGCCGGTCTGGCTGATCCCGCCTATACCGGAAGTCATTCGCGGCCCGGCACCTCGCAGCTTCCCGGTGCCGGGGAAAGTGCGTGTGGGAATTATGATCTGCTGGGAATCTCTCTTCGCGGAACATGCCAAGACACTCGTGAACGACGGAGCAACCCTGCTGCTGATGCTGGCCAATGAAGGCTGGTTTGCGGACTCCGCTGGCGCCCAGCACAATCTTACCGCCCGCATGCGTGCAGCCGAAACCCAGCGTTCAGTCCTCGTCTCCAGCAATATGGGACCTCCTCTCGTAATCGACCCCTTCGGCCGTGTGGCGTCCAGTCGCTCGTCCAACTCGGGCATGCGCTGGGCAACGGCAACCATTCCACTTGTGACTGATCGAACTCCATACACCCGAATGGGCGACATATTCGTCCTGGGTTGCGGCCTATTCCTCCTGGCACTGGGCGTTACCGGGCGATTTCGACTCCACAAGATGCCTGATGGACAGAGATGA
- a CDS encoding DsbA family protein: MSYREMGIRRRICGLVLGGVLGLLPVSTNAEQPSITPSDPAFQQAVEEMMEQYIRTHPEVIEQTLQTLQTKREAEERERVRNLITTKQDDLLNDPNSPVSGNLNGDISIVEFFDYRCGYCKRVAGAVTQLQMDDPKVRVIYKDFPILGEASVFAASAALASKAQGKHEAFHEALLASQHDLTQENIFTIAAAVGLDTERLTADMQAPTIQATIDRNRKLAKELGINGTPGFIIGTELIPGALDLKDLKSLVRQVRDEKR; the protein is encoded by the coding sequence ATGTCATATCGTGAAATGGGCATTCGAAGGAGAATTTGCGGGCTTGTGCTTGGAGGAGTTCTTGGACTTCTCCCCGTTTCAACCAACGCTGAACAACCCTCAATAACACCGTCAGATCCCGCCTTTCAGCAGGCCGTGGAAGAAATGATGGAACAGTACATTCGTACTCATCCCGAGGTCATTGAACAAACTCTACAAACCTTACAAACCAAGCGCGAAGCCGAGGAACGGGAACGGGTCCGCAACCTGATCACGACCAAACAGGACGATCTGCTGAACGACCCAAATTCTCCAGTGAGCGGCAATCTCAACGGGGATATCTCCATCGTAGAGTTCTTCGACTACCGGTGCGGGTACTGCAAGCGCGTGGCCGGAGCGGTGACCCAGCTTCAAATGGATGATCCAAAGGTGCGGGTAATCTACAAAGATTTTCCCATTCTGGGAGAAGCCTCAGTATTCGCTGCGAGCGCGGCCTTAGCCTCAAAAGCCCAAGGCAAACATGAGGCCTTTCATGAAGCGCTGCTGGCCTCTCAGCATGACCTGACTCAGGAGAACATCTTCACGATTGCGGCAGCGGTCGGATTGGACACTGAACGGCTTACCGCAGATATGCAGGCCCCAACCATCCAGGCGACCATCGACCGCAATCGGAAGCTCGCCAAAGAGTTGGGTATCAACGGCACCCCGGGTTTCATCATCGGGACAGAACTGATACCGGGTGCACTGGATCTGAAAGATCTCAAAAGTCTGGTCAGACAGGTTCGTGATGAAAAGCGATAG